A genome region from Coffea arabica cultivar ET-39 chromosome 7e, Coffea Arabica ET-39 HiFi, whole genome shotgun sequence includes the following:
- the LOC113700854 gene encoding uncharacterized protein, whose translation MGRKRKSISEDERRIQVNQRRRERYAKKAAERQQKTQQSTEYENRFSHGSHAMSFSPIDDTLVDASIHNDVSLSALLKAGCTCFQMPVVSSSDQSAMHFSSTNDTVDEIFATSDCLLPQNILPWTTFQTDIFDDSSAVDLVRSAYIPYCIGPRRRRKNISLLQQIPVHPSVLPDVPDCIFCHAKRFYMEPPKFCCSAGEIHLAETQMPEKLVQLYKANTPEAREFQLCIRSYNNMFAFTSLGVHYDKNFSRRNNGIYTFRVQGQIYHFINPLVPSEGERATNLQLYFYDTQHEIANRMAISSKFRESIIQQLKDILHDNPYSTFIRSLVDLHDLEDHKIFLKSDPGLDQRVYNLPAVSQVAAMWNENDYNTGDGTRNIQIFTKTGSKRILKQYYGCYDTLQYPLIFAKGETGWHKDILRIPRSDVLNQLGSTCQNQNILSIQNCSHIDEVISAEEKVSKKKKIKRPTVSCREYYAYKFQVRDGDQSNLLHIGRLLQQYSVETYIKLETSRLEFHRHRQQHLRTEVYQGLMDSVTSGETSGSRIGKRIILPASFIGGPRDMRRRYMDAMSLVQRYGKPDIFLTMTCNPSWPEIKLHLSDEDEIQNRPDLISRVFRAKIEQLKDDLFKRNLFGEVAAYTYVIEFQKRGLPHAHFLIILKQGSKMFSPEAYDRIVSAELPDPKESPYLYSLVIKHMLHGPCGTLNPNNPCMRQNGKCRNNYPKEFSAYTKHARNSYPVYRRRNDGKNVIIREHLLDNRWVVPYNAYLLAKFDCHINVEICSAIEAVKYIYKYIYKGHDKVMYQITTHQTKNIIDEIHNFQSARWICAPEAMWRIFAFDLTNIHPSVMTMHLHLENYQPISFTQDQILQDVLRNERNLRTMLTEFLSMNRTNKRAQDLNCLYREFPRYFTWDEGDRIWIDRKRGEVIGRINTAHPVEGERYYLRMLLMHTDSGFDECLSEALVYKMPCSLRQLFAVLLVHCTPTNPRDAWLKFENHLSEDIRQNLALSQQQVQIQVLNLIDQHLQIMGKDITDYNLTDIPYQMLCADKSVKEIEVEYQIPISDEDLAAVSMLNSAQKSAFDKIMQKINENAPAAFFIDGPGGTGKSFLYKALLATVRSRGYIALATATSGAAASLLPGGRTAHSRFKIPLHQDIKQTCNISKQSSISKLLKLAKLIIWDEATMAKKYAIESFDAMLRDILDCDTIFGGKIIVFGGDFRQTLPVVRRGQKDDYISASLVNSYIWPHLQKMHLTENMRARLDPQFSDLLLRIGNGTEPTFGDSKIQLPLSILIPFMNDAVSLDQLISAVYPSLTDFIHNSSNVTNRAILTTTNDFVHDVNNLLIQRFPGQETRYMSFDQTLDPSKQADHGDFLNTIQPPGLPHHELILKPCCPIILLRNLNPAQGLCNGTRLICLNFARNLIHAQITSGNHSGKQVFIPRIPLHSSNDESYPIPFKRTQFPVSLCFAMTINKSQGQTLDFVGIYLKEPVFSHGQLYVAMSRARTAEKLKILLRPVVLEYMADSSTRNIVYEEILAAATAT comes from the exons TTCAAATGCCTGTTGTTAGTTCTTCTGATCAGTCAGCCATGCATTTCAGCTCGACAAATGACACTGTTGACGAAA TTTTTGCAACAAGTGATTGTCTGCTTCCTCAAAACATCCTTCCTTGGACAACTTTTCAAACAGATATCTTTGATGATTCCTCAGCTGTAGATTTAG TTAGAAGTGCCTATATTCCATATTGTATAGGTCCACGTCGTAGAAGAAAAAACATATCATTGTTGCAACAAATACCAGTTCACCCAAGTGTTTTACCAGACGTTCCAGACTGTATCTTTTGTCATGCTAAGCGATTCTACATGGAGCCACCAAAATTTTGTTGTTCAGCAGGTGAAATTCACTTAGCAGAAACTCAAATGCCAGAAAAATTAGTTCAACTTTACAAGGCAAATACCCCTGAAGCTAGAGAATTTCAATTGTGCATCAGGAGCTATAATAACATGTTTGCTTTTACATCCCTTGGCGTTCATTATGATAAAAATTTTAGCAGAAGGAATAATGGTATATATACGTTCAGAGTACAGGGCCAGATTTACCATTTTATTAATCCATTGGTTCCTTCTGAGGGTGAAAGAGCAACAAACTTGCAACTATATTTTTATGACACGCAACATGAAATAGCCAATCGTATGGCAATTTCTAGCAAGTTCAGGGAATCCATTATCCAGCAACTCAAGGATATTCTTCATGATAATCCTTATTCCACTTTCATCAGAAGTTTGGTGGACCTTCATGATCTTGAAGATcataaaattttcttgaaatcagATCCAGGTTTAGATCAAAGAGTCTACAACCTTCCTGCAGTGTCTCAGGTAGCAGCAATGTGGAATGAAAATGATTATAACACTGGTGATGGCACTCGGAATATCCAGATTTTCACAAAAACAGGAAGCAAGCGCATATTAAAGCAATATTACGGCTGCTATGATACACTTCAGTATCCACTTATATTTGCAAAGGGTGAGACTGGATGGCACAAGGATATACTGCGGATACCAAGATCAGATGTTCTTAACCAGTTAGGTTCAACATGCCAGAACCAAAATATCCTCTCAATCCAAAATTGCTCACACATTGATGAAGTCATATCTGCCGAAGAAAAAG tctccaagaaaaagaaaatcaagagacCAACAGTATCTTGTCGTGAATATTATGCATATAAGTTTCAGGTCAGAGATGGTGATCAGTCAAATTTACTACACATAGGAAGACTACTGCAGCAATATTCAGTAGAAACCTATATTAAATTGGAGACATCACGGTTGGAATTCCACAGACACAGGCAGCAACACTTAAGAACTGAGGTTTATCAAGGATTAATGGATAGTGTAACAAGTGGTGAGACTTCAGGATCAAGAATTGGTAAACGGATTATTCTTCCAGCAAGTTTTATAGGAGGTCCCAGAGACATGCGTCGAAGATATATGGATGCCATGTCACTTGTTCAACGATATGGAAAACCTGACATCTTTCTCACAATGACATGTAATCCATCCTGGCCAGAGATAAAACTACATTTATCAGATGAAGATGAAATTCAAAATAGACCAGATTTGATTTCTCGGGTATTCCGAGCAAAAATTGAGCAGTTAAaagatgatttgttcaaaagaAATCTCTTCGGTGAAGTTGCAGCTTATACTTATGTCATTGAATTTCAGAAGCGAGGATTGCCACATGCTCATTTCCTGATTATCCTCAAACAAGGATCAAAAATGTTTTCTCCTGAGGCATATGATAGAATTGTTTCTGCAGAGTTACCAGATCCAAAAGAGTCACCGTATTTATATTCATTGGTGATAAAGCACATGCTTCATGGACCATGTGGCACATTGAATCCAAACAACCCCTGTATGCGTCAAAATGGAAAGTGCAGAAATAACTATCCAAAAGAATTCTCTGCATACACTAAACATGCAAGAAATTCCTATCCTGTTTATAGAAGGCGAAATGATGGAAAAAATGTTATTATCAGGGAACATTTGCTTGATAACCGATGGGTTGTACCATATAATGCATATCTACTTGCAAAATTTGATTGTCATATCAATGTCGAGATATGCTCTGCTATTGAAGCAGTCAAATATATTTACAAGTATATCTACAAGGGACATGACAAAGTTATGTATCAGATCACAACTCATCAGACAAAAAATATCATTGATGAGATTCATAACTTTCAATCTGCTAGATGGATTTGTGCTCCTGAAGCTATGTGGAGGATATTTGCATTTGATTTAACCAACATTCATCCATCAGTGATGACAATGCACTTACATCTGGAAAATTATCAGCCTATATCATTCACTCAAGATCAGATATTGCAAGATGTTCTTCGTAATGAAAGAAATTTAAGGACAATGTTGACAGAATTCTTGTCTATGAATCGAACAAATAAAAGAGCACAGGATCTCAATTGTCTCTATAGAGAATTTCCTCGGTACTTTACTTGGGATGAAGGTGACAGGATATGGATTGATAGGAAACGTGGAGAGGTCATCGGTCGTATTAACACAGCACACCCTGTTGAGGGAGAAAGATATTACCTCAGAATGTTACTTATGCAT ACGGACAGTGGTTTTGATGAATGTTTATCTGAGGCACTTGTATACAAGATGCCATGTTCCCTTAGACAACTTTTTGCTGTGTTACTTGTGCACTGTACACCAACAAATCCAAGAGATGCTTGGTTGAAATTCGAAAATCATTTGTCAGAAGACATTAGACAAAACTTAGCATTATCGCAgcaacaagtacaaattcaagttcTTAACTTGATTGATCAACATCTTCAGATCATGGGAAAAGATATAACTGATTACAATCTCACAGATATTCCTTATCAGATGTTGTGTGCAGATAAGTCTGTCAAAGAAATTGAAGTTGAGTATCAGATACCTATTTCTGATGAAGATTTAGCTGCAGTATCAATGTTAAACAGTGCACAAAAGTCTGCATTCGACAAAATAATGCAAAAAATCAATGAAAATGCTCCTGCTGCCTTTTTCATTGATGGTCCTGGTGGAACTGGTAAATCTTTTTTATACAAAGCATTGCTTGCAACTGTGAGATCAAGAGGTTATATTGCACTTGCAACAGCAACATCTGGTGCTGCAGCATCATTATTGCCGGGAGGACGCACGGCACACTCTCGCTTCAAGATTCCACTCCACCAAGACATCAAGCAAACATGTAACATTTCAAAACAAAGTAGCATCAGTAAGCTTCTGAAACTTGCAAAGTTGATTATATGGGATGAAGCAACGATGGCTAAAAAATATGCAATTGAATCATTTGATGCAATGCTTCGTGATATTCTAGATTGTGATACTATATTCGGTGGCAAAATCATTGTCTTTGGTGGAGATTTTCGACAAACTCTCCCTGTTGTTCGAAGAGGTCAGAAAGACGATTATATATCTGCATCACTTGTCAACTCTTACATCTGGCCTCATTTACAAAAAATGCATCTGACTGAAAATATGAGAGCTAGATTGGATCCTCAATTTTCAGATCTTTTGCTCAGAATTGGAAATGGGACAGAACCAACATTTGGAGACAGCAAAATTCAACTGCCACTATCTATCCTAATTCCTTTCATGAATGATGCTGTTTCCCTTGATCAGTTAATAAGTGCTGTTTATCCATCACTCACTGATTTTATTCACAATAGCTCAAACGTCACCAATAGAGCCATTCTTACTACAACAAATGACTTTGTCCATGATGTAAATAACCTTTTGATTCAAAGATTTCCTGGTCAAGAAACAAGATACATGAGTTTTGATCAAACACTTGATCCTTCAAAGCAAGCTGATCATGGAGATTTTCTGAACACTATCCAGCCACCAGGATTGCCGCACCATGAGTTAATCCTGAAACCTTGTTGTCCTATAATTCTTCTTAGAAATTTGAATCCCGCCCAAGGTTTGTGTAATGGTACACGTTtaatttgtttaaattttgcTCGCAATCTTATTCATGCACAGATTACTTCAGGAAATCACAGTGGAAAACAAGTTTTCATTCCTCGAATTCCACTGCATAGCTCAAATGATGAATCTTATCCAATACCATTCAAGCGAACTCAATTTCCTGTTTCATTATGTTTTGCAATGACTATTAACAAATCACAGGGGCAGACACTTGACTTTGTTGGAATATATTTAAAAGAACCAGTCTTTTCACATGGCCAATTGTATGTTGCAATGTCAAGGGCAAGAACTGCAGAAAAACTAAAGATACTTCTAAGACCAGTTGTGCTTGAATACATGGCAGATAGTAGTACACGAAACATTGTTTATGAAGAAATACTTGCAGCTGCAACTGCTACTTAA